From the genome of Pelobates fuscus isolate aPelFus1 chromosome 6, aPelFus1.pri, whole genome shotgun sequence, one region includes:
- the LOC134566158 gene encoding waprin-Phi3-like: protein MYTGQIIMFGLALLFTSVIVIKAKVKPGICPSERYYTPSTDIPHALCTRDSQCDGDKKCCLDNDYKFCKPPAKERSGKCPPTKETEIKNRQDICTSDSECADGCKCCFGSNGKTCLPSDKGNITPS, encoded by the exons ATGTACACGGGTCAGATCATCATGTTTGGGCTAGCACTGCTATTCACCTCTGTAATAGTCATCAAGGCAAAAG TGAAGCCTGGAATTTGCCCTTCTGAGAGATATTATACTCCCTCTACGGATATTCCTCATGCTTTATGCACCAGGGACAGTCAATGTGATGGTGACAAAAAGTGCTGCTTAGATAATGACTATAAATTCTGCAAACCTCCAGCAAAAG AGAGATCTGGAAAGTGTCCCCCAACTAAAGAAACTGAAATAAAGAATCGTCAGGACATATGCACTTCAGACAGTGAGTGTGCTGATGGATGCAAGTGCTGCTTTGGTTCAAATGGAAAGACCTGTCTACCCTCTGATAAAGGTAACATTACTCCTTCCTAA